ATCCAGTGAAAATGCTTCGTACTACAAAGGAACATAATGGGGTCTGGGTCCAAATGGAAGAGGGGAAATGGATCCTGTTTTCCGAATCGTTAGAGGTTTTACAGGAGCGGGATGGCGATCCGTCTTCCGTTACTTCAAGCCGGCATCCCTTTCATATTCAGGAAGACACCGGATATATCAACATTTCCCGGAGCTCTCGTGATGTCCGACTGAATCTTACAGACAAAAGCGGGGAACCGAAAGAAATCCATTCCTTATCAGAAGACGATTCAGTATGGCTCGTTGTCTTTCAAAAGGATATGGTGCTGGCCAGGAGCCGGTGATGTAATTCGTTTCACAAACCTTTCAGGTGTGGGTGAGAAAAATGTACGTTATCCAACATGCTTTGCATGAATACAAGTCAAAGCTATTCGATTTAATCTATGAAGAAATGTCAGTAGGGGCAGATCATTCCGTTCAATTGCAAAAGTGGCTGACGGTTGTAAAGGATTGCCTGGAAATCGATCAGGCATTTTTATATTTTTATACCGATTCTGCCTATTTCCTATATCAACCCCATCATAATGGTGGTGTTCCCCTCACACTTGCTGAAGCGACAGAGGAGTATATTCTCAGGCCGATCTTAATAGAAAAAGAAGACCTTTCTTCCATTAAGTTTCACTTTACGAAGAGTGATGGAAGTCCTTTGGCGATCCTCCAAGTGAAGAAGGAGGATTCGAAAAGGTGGGCCGATGAAAGCTGGCTTCATTCCTTTTGGAAGGCAAGCAATCAGTTTTTACAGCATACAGGCGGCATCCAGACTGTCCTAGAAGACGAGAGAAGATATAGGGAATTATTCAAAGTGACAGAGATCTTCCATTCAACGAGGGACGTTCATACTCTCCTTGTACAGGTCATCGAGACGTTGAAACAGGTATTTCCGATTGATGAGTTCCGTTTGTTATTGTCCAATGACCGGCATGACTTCGGTGAACTGCCCATTAAGAGTTTCGATTTTGAGCGTGCCAATGAATCGGCCATGCAGGCATTTGTGAACGGAACCATTGAGTCCGGCGAAGAAGATATTCTCTATGCCCCTCTAAAAGGGAAACAGGGGATCTACGGGGTCCTTGAGGTGGAATCCGCTTCCCTTGATTTTACGGATCAGAAGATCGAGTTCATCCGCCTACTAGCCTATACAGCCGGGAGTGCCCTGGAGAACGCCAAGCTCTATGAACAGTCAAAGAGGCTCATCACCGATCTTCAGCTCATCAATGAAACGTCCCATCAATTAAACTTGAAT
The DNA window shown above is from Rossellomorea vietnamensis and carries:
- a CDS encoding sensor domain-containing diguanylate cyclase, whose product is MYVIQHALHEYKSKLFDLIYEEMSVGADHSVQLQKWLTVVKDCLEIDQAFLYFYTDSAYFLYQPHHNGGVPLTLAEATEEYILRPILIEKEDLSSIKFHFTKSDGSPLAILQVKKEDSKRWADESWLHSFWKASNQFLQHTGGIQTVLEDERRYRELFKVTEIFHSTRDVHTLLVQVIETLKQVFPIDEFRLLLSNDRHDFGELPIKSFDFERANESAMQAFVNGTIESGEEDILYAPLKGKQGIYGVLEVESASLDFTDQKIEFIRLLAYTAGSALENAKLYEQSKRLITDLQLINETSHQLNLNLRLSETVQFLKKQIKRSFQASAIGFVLLQKGEYTILDESSPVFFEEIGRSFISYVKKRIEEERDSIFLGDVGDRFEGAGAFPSIMAAPMVQNEALIGFCVVLHKEPYMFSFDMYKLLQSFIHHSTLAITNATLREKLEHMVITDHMTKLFARNYLDDEMESSMNKDELGTLLLIDIDDFKSINDNYGHQIGDEVIIEVSNLIKGIVSHHGFVARWGGEELAVYLPSLGRKEGMEIAERIIKDIPLKTDPSVTLSCGLSIWKADDDHCPKSVKELVKKADEALYLAKNNGKNQVVKDCQ